In Nocardioides bizhenqiangii, the DNA window CCGATGCGATCGGCACCGTCTTCGCGGCGCCGTACCGGGCCGACCGGCTGCATGCCCTCCTGGACGGCCGCAGCGGACTCACCCGGGACGACTACGTCGCGTTCCACAACGACGCGCTCCTGCAGACGGTGCCGATGGTGACCGCGCTGGTGCCGGGAGCGTTCGACGACTTCGACGGCGTGATGGACAGCGGCTCGGCAGGGGCCGCGCGCTACGCGGCCTTCCGCAGCGCACTCGTCCGGCGCCTCTGCGACGAGCCGGTCTTCGCGAAGCTCTTCGACCCGCCCGCGGACCACCAGCACGAGGAGATCTTCGCGCCGTGGCTCAACGCGGCGTACCGGATCGGGCTCGCGCTCCCGCGTCTCGCCAACGAGACGACGGCCGGGCACCGGCCGTTCGGGATCGACCTCGTCGCGCACGCGCAGGCCGCCCTCGCCGAGGTCGACGCCGCCGGCACCCCGGCGACGTGGGGCGACACCCACGTCACCGACCCGGTGCACTGGTTCGCACTGCTGACCGGCCACGACTACGACGCGCTCCCACGGCTGCCGCTGTCCGGCGACGCCGACTGCGTGCGGTGCTGCGTGTCCTACCCAGCGATCACCGACGAGTGCAGCCGCGGCTCGGTGGCCCGCTACGTCTGGGACCTCGCCGACCGCACCGTCGGCGGCTGGGTCGTCCCCACCGGAGCCGACGGGCGACCCGGCGACGCCCACCACCACGACCAGCTCCCGTTGTGGGCGGCCGGCGAGCTCGCGCCGATCGTCGACGACTGGGACGTCCTCACCGAGGTCGGTCGGTGACGTCCTTCTCGAAGAAGTGGGTGGCGTGCGGGTCGCTACCGGGATACCGCGGCACCGCCCGATAGCCCGAGCGTTCGTACATCGCGATCGCCTCGGCGAGCACCTCGTTGGTGTCCAGCACCAGGCGGGTGCAGCCGCGCTCCCGAGCGAGCGCCTCGAGGTGGCGCAGCATCCGCGACCCCAGGCCGGCGCCCCGCCAGTCGGGATGGACCCACATCCGCTTGATCTCGATGGCGTGCTCGTCCACTGCCGGTGCCGGGCGGATGCCGCCGTACGCCACCGGCTCACCGTCGCTGCTGGCGAGGACGTACGTCGAACCGGGCCCTGACGCTGCTGCTGCGACCGGATCGCCGGGCGCGTAGCCGGTGGGGAACCGCTCGTCGATCTCGGCGAGGTAGCGCCCCAGCGCCACTCGCGCGCCAGGATCGTCGGCCGCCACCTCCCGCAGCCGCACGGTCGCCGCGCGGACCAGCAGGTCGGCCGTCGCGAGCGCCTCGGCCAGCCGTTCGCGCTGGCGGTCCGTGAGCGGAGCGACGATCCGCGTGGCCAGCTCCTCGGACCGGTCGTCCAGCTCCTGGCGGGCGCCCCGCCCCGCGTCCGTGAGGAGGACGACGCGCCGGCGCTGGTCGTCCGGGTCCGGGCGGGTGGTGACCAGGCCCTCCGCCTCCAGGCTGCGCAGCATCCGGGAGAGGTGACCGCTGTCGAGGTCGAGCCGCTCCCGCAGGTCGCGCACGGTGACGCCGTCGACCGGATCGCCGGCGCCGATCTCGAAGAGCAACCTGCTGACCGCGAGCGGCCGGCCGGTGCCGAGGAACGACTCCTCGAGCACGCCGATCCGCTGGGTGTAGGTCCGGTTGAAGCGGCGCAGGACTGCCGTCGTACTCACA includes these proteins:
- a CDS encoding helix-turn-helix domain-containing GNAT family N-acetyltransferase; this encodes MSTTAVLRRFNRTYTQRIGVLEESFLGTGRPLAVSRLLFEIGAGDPVDGVTVRDLRERLDLDSGHLSRMLRSLEAEGLVTTRPDPDDQRRRVVLLTDAGRGARQELDDRSEELATRIVAPLTDRQRERLAEALATADLLVRAATVRLREVAADDPGARVALGRYLAEIDERFPTGYAPGDPVAAAASGPGSTYVLASSDGEPVAYGGIRPAPAVDEHAIEIKRMWVHPDWRGAGLGSRMLRHLEALARERGCTRLVLDTNEVLAEAIAMYERSGYRAVPRYPGSDPHATHFFEKDVTDRPR